A stretch of Brevundimonas naejangsanensis DNA encodes these proteins:
- a CDS encoding OsmC family protein — protein MSLHQATVEWRRGDQPFSDNKYARAHDWRFDGGAVVRGSSAPSAMLPPPLSDEAAVDPEEALVAALSSCHMLFFLAYARKDGFIVDVYHDEAEGTLGQDERGKTSMTQVVLRPAVTWSGDRRPDAAALADLHHRAHEMCYIANSVRGDVRVEPR, from the coding sequence ATGAGCCTGCATCAGGCGACGGTCGAATGGCGTCGGGGCGATCAGCCCTTCAGCGACAACAAGTATGCGCGCGCCCACGACTGGCGCTTTGACGGCGGGGCCGTGGTGCGCGGCTCCTCGGCGCCCTCGGCCATGCTGCCGCCGCCCCTGTCGGATGAGGCGGCGGTGGACCCGGAGGAGGCCCTGGTCGCGGCCCTGTCCAGCTGCCACATGCTGTTCTTCCTGGCCTACGCCCGTAAGGACGGCTTCATCGTCGACGTCTATCACGACGAGGCGGAAGGGACCCTGGGCCAGGACGAGCGCGGCAAGACGTCGATGACCCAGGTGGTGCTGCGCCCCGCCGTGACCTGGTCCGGGGACCGGCGGCCGGACGCGGCGGCCCTGGCCGACCTGCACCATCGCGCCCATGAGATGTGCTACATCGCCAACTCGGTCCGAGGCGACGTCCGGGTGGAGCCGCGCTGA
- a CDS encoding GNAT family N-acetyltransferase, with protein sequence MSHPLDRAVFNALTTRLAPFVTPDSGSAAVRIDPEIGVFLAAADATPQSRRALSELDRRHPGGGLVEREDGPMVDVLPDGAVIAGRVALVQMTATALTPVGPQGARLDDVIQPLDEADAPAMLALATLTRPGPFRSQTRKLGPFVGVKRDGELVAMAGRRLRVDGFTELSGVCTHPDHRGQGYAAALSRAVVGETGPRGRRPSCTPSPSMRRPSPSIAGWGFRPGRA encoded by the coding sequence ATGAGCCATCCTCTTGACCGGGCGGTGTTCAACGCCCTGACCACGCGCCTGGCGCCGTTCGTGACGCCGGATTCGGGGTCGGCCGCGGTGCGCATCGATCCCGAGATCGGGGTGTTCCTGGCCGCGGCCGATGCGACGCCGCAAAGCCGCCGGGCGCTGTCCGAGCTGGACCGGCGCCACCCCGGCGGGGGCCTGGTCGAGCGCGAGGACGGGCCGATGGTCGACGTCCTGCCCGACGGCGCCGTGATCGCCGGGCGGGTCGCCCTGGTGCAGATGACGGCGACGGCGCTGACGCCCGTCGGTCCGCAAGGCGCGCGGCTGGACGACGTCATCCAGCCCCTGGACGAGGCCGACGCCCCGGCCATGCTGGCGCTGGCGACCCTGACGCGCCCCGGTCCCTTCCGGTCGCAGACGCGCAAGCTGGGTCCGTTCGTGGGCGTCAAGCGCGACGGCGAACTGGTCGCCATGGCGGGGCGGCGGCTGCGCGTGGACGGCTTCACCGAGCTGAGCGGCGTCTGCACCCACCCGGACCATCGCGGCCAGGGCTATGCGGCGGCCCTGTCTCGCGCCGTGGTCGGCGAGACAGGGCCTCGGGGGAGGCGGCCTTCCTGCACGCCTTCGCCGAGCATGAGGCGACCATCGCCTTCTATCGCGGGCTGGGGTTTCAGGCCCGGGCGCGCATGA
- the trpS gene encoding tryptophan--tRNA ligase: MTDQTPAQYTGPRRILSGIQASGALHLGNYLGALKRFTELQETGAPLFVFVADLHAITVWQEPEKLAAQTREIAAAYLASGLDPAKAVIFPQSAVPAHTELAWIFNCVGRLGWLDRMTQFKEKSGKHKERSSVGLYTYPVLQAADILLYKATEVPVGEDQKQHLELTRDIAQKFNNDFNAPGYFPLPEPLIQGPATRVMSLRDGSAKMSKSDPSDLSRINLTDDADAIANKIRKAKTDMEPLPDTVEGLEGRAEAKNLVAIYAALADTTREAVLAEFAGQGFGAFKPRLAELAVSSMANVTAEMRRLMADPAEIDRALAAGAEQAREIAEPTIAEVKKIVGFWQG, from the coding sequence ATGACTGACCAGACCCCGGCCCAATACACCGGCCCGCGCCGCATCCTGTCCGGCATCCAGGCCTCCGGCGCCTTGCACCTGGGCAACTATCTGGGCGCGCTGAAGCGCTTCACCGAGCTGCAGGAGACGGGCGCGCCCCTGTTCGTCTTCGTCGCCGACCTGCACGCCATCACCGTATGGCAGGAGCCCGAGAAGCTGGCCGCCCAGACGCGCGAGATCGCGGCGGCCTATCTGGCCTCGGGCCTGGACCCGGCCAAGGCCGTCATCTTTCCGCAGTCGGCCGTGCCCGCCCACACCGAGCTGGCCTGGATCTTCAACTGCGTCGGCCGCCTCGGCTGGCTGGACCGGATGACCCAGTTCAAGGAGAAGTCGGGCAAGCACAAGGAACGCTCCAGCGTCGGCCTCTACACCTATCCGGTGCTGCAGGCGGCGGACATCCTGCTCTACAAGGCGACCGAGGTGCCGGTCGGGGAGGACCAGAAGCAGCACCTGGAGCTGACCCGCGACATCGCCCAGAAGTTCAACAACGACTTCAACGCGCCCGGTTACTTCCCCCTGCCCGAGCCGCTGATCCAGGGCCCGGCGACGCGGGTGATGAGCCTGCGCGACGGCTCGGCCAAGATGTCCAAGTCCGACCCGTCGGACCTGTCGCGCATCAATCTGACCGACGACGCCGACGCCATCGCCAACAAGATCCGCAAGGCCAAGACCGACATGGAGCCGCTGCCGGATACGGTCGAGGGTCTGGAAGGCCGGGCCGAGGCCAAGAACCTGGTGGCCATCTACGCCGCCCTGGCCGATACGACGCGGGAGGCGGTGCTGGCCGAGTTCGCGGGCCAGGGCTTCGGCGCCTTCAAGCCCAGGCTGGCCGAGCTGGCCGTGTCGTCCATGGCCAATGTGACCGCCGAGATGCGCCGCCTGATGGCCGACCCGGCCGAGATCGACCGCGCCCTGGCCGCCGGCGCCGAACAGGCCCGCGAGATCGCCGAGCCGACCATCGCCGAGGTCAAGAAGATCGTCGGCTTCTGGCAGGGTTGA
- the murJ gene encoding murein biosynthesis integral membrane protein MurJ, whose product MNDKTDPIEPAAPISAANAMVEPVVQPAASAATTKPKAGGVARSSAIFSAMTLLSRLAGFARDLVITAALGASAGPAADAYYTALNFPNLFRRIFAEGAFAAAFVPAYAKTLKSEGEAAADKVATDALAAVAAVTVALTLVAQLAMPWLMTVINIGFLDDPARFKLAVILTQITMPYLPCMAIAALLSGVLNARGRFIVSGAYPILLNLIMLAAVIPVKGDQIEAAYAASWAVLVAGVAQAGLCWWAARRAGANIRLSLPKMTPAVKAIIITAIPAAIGNSATQINVFISGNLSSFVDGGRTWLATADRLYQLPLGLVGVAIGIALLPKLSAAVASEDRGQQQASMDEALILSMALTLPAAAALMAMPYFLIDALFTRGAFLQVDAVNTARALLHFGWGVPAFVLIRILAPAFFARGDTRRPMAFALASVAVNAVLAIALFYLGMGVSGIAAAVSASAWTNVLLLGTSLWRRGHYRPGARAVWRLSRIVLASAGLAAVVGAASWARPLLQAPVQDLLAMVGVDHGAKEITLLLVVAAGGLAYVVLAFLTRAVTVAEVRGLIRRSR is encoded by the coding sequence GTGAACGACAAGACCGATCCCATCGAACCGGCCGCGCCGATCTCGGCTGCAAACGCCATGGTCGAGCCGGTGGTCCAGCCGGCGGCCTCCGCTGCGACGACCAAGCCCAAGGCGGGCGGGGTGGCGCGGTCTTCCGCCATCTTCAGCGCCATGACCTTGCTCAGCCGCCTGGCCGGGTTCGCGCGCGATCTGGTCATTACGGCGGCGCTGGGCGCCTCGGCCGGACCGGCGGCTGACGCCTATTATACGGCGCTGAACTTCCCCAATCTTTTCCGGCGCATCTTCGCCGAAGGGGCCTTCGCCGCCGCCTTCGTGCCCGCCTACGCCAAGACGCTGAAGAGCGAGGGCGAGGCGGCGGCCGACAAGGTCGCGACCGACGCCCTGGCCGCCGTGGCCGCCGTCACCGTGGCCCTGACCCTGGTCGCCCAGCTGGCCATGCCGTGGCTGATGACCGTCATCAACATCGGTTTCCTGGATGATCCGGCCCGCTTCAAACTGGCCGTGATCCTGACCCAGATCACCATGCCCTACCTGCCCTGCATGGCGATCGCCGCCCTGCTCAGCGGGGTGCTGAACGCGAGGGGGCGCTTCATCGTCTCGGGCGCCTATCCGATCCTGCTGAACCTGATCATGCTGGCCGCCGTCATCCCGGTGAAGGGCGATCAGATCGAGGCCGCCTACGCCGCCTCCTGGGCCGTGCTGGTCGCGGGCGTGGCCCAGGCCGGCCTGTGCTGGTGGGCGGCGCGCCGGGCCGGGGCGAACATCCGCCTCAGCCTGCCGAAAATGACCCCGGCGGTGAAGGCCATCATCATCACCGCTATTCCCGCCGCCATCGGCAACAGCGCCACCCAGATCAACGTCTTCATCTCCGGCAACCTGTCCAGCTTCGTCGATGGCGGGCGCACCTGGCTGGCGACGGCGGACCGGCTGTATCAGCTGCCGCTGGGTCTGGTCGGGGTGGCGATCGGCATCGCCCTGCTGCCCAAGCTGTCGGCGGCGGTGGCGTCCGAGGACAGGGGGCAGCAGCAGGCCTCGATGGACGAGGCCCTGATCCTGTCCATGGCCCTGACCCTGCCGGCGGCGGCGGCCCTGATGGCCATGCCCTACTTCCTGATCGACGCCCTGTTCACGCGCGGCGCCTTCCTGCAGGTCGACGCCGTCAACACCGCCCGGGCCCTGCTGCATTTCGGCTGGGGCGTGCCCGCCTTCGTCCTGATCCGCATCCTGGCCCCGGCCTTCTTCGCGCGCGGCGACACGCGACGGCCCATGGCCTTCGCCCTGGCCTCGGTGGCGGTCAACGCCGTTCTGGCCATCGCCCTCTTCTATCTCGGCATGGGCGTTTCGGGCATCGCCGCGGCGGTCAGCGCCTCGGCCTGGACCAACGTCCTGCTGCTGGGGACGAGCTTGTGGCGGCGCGGCCATTACCGGCCGGGCGCGCGTGCGGTCTGGCGGCTGTCGCGCATCGTCCTGGCCAGCGCGGGCCTGGCCGCCGTGGTCGGCGCGGCCTCCTGGGCGCGGCCCCTGCTGCAGGCGCCGGTTCAGGACCTGCTGGCCATGGTGGGCGTCGATCACGGCGCCAAGGAGATCACCCTGCTGCTGGTCGTGGCGGCGGGCGGCTTGGCCTATGTCGTCCTGGCCTTCCTGACCCGCGCCGTGACCGTGGCCGAGGTCAGGGGCCTGATCCGGCGGTCGCGGTGA